The Cryptomeria japonica chromosome 6, Sugi_1.0, whole genome shotgun sequence genomic interval TTATACATATGGTACCAACACCATACCAAAAGATCATCCCTAAATTGACATGTGAATGAAATAGCAACGTGAGCCAAAAGGCTGCTTGATTAGTATATCTTGTGTCCATAGAGTTGTGTAGTTAAAAATTGATTGCACTcatcatttttggcaccgttgtcaAGGATGGTGTTAAACTCTATAATTTTTGAGTTTGAATTAGATTTTATTGCTTTCCTCAGATCACAATTCACATTCTACAACCTGAACTAGTTAccagaaaagaaaaagaacaacaaaaacatctACTAATATTGTGCAAGGAAGCAGGACCTTCCAACTCTAGTACAATCAAAGATGAGACTGATTACGTAGTGGAGTGAACCTAAAACATCTACCCAAGGAGAAGCATTTGTAGCAATAGAAGAAGTTGCATCCAACGAAGTCACAGCTGAAGCAATAAGGTAGTAGAGTGAACTATCACACTAAAGAAAAAGTCCTGACAAGTCTCCCCAAAAGTTGTCATCAGCCAAGAGCCAAAGTGCACCCCACCAAAAATGATTTCTTGAAGCCTACCACCTCACTCCTCAATTCCTTGAAGCATTGTTTGGAGAACATTCATCAAAGTCTGCATAAGAACCAAACTCATTATACAAAAAATTCCAAAATCTGTTTTCACTTGGGTCACAATGACTGACAAAAAGCAGCAAATAATCTCGCTGAGCCATTTGTCATGCCCCCCTTTTGTATTAATCTATGTCATGAACCAAATTGTCCATTTCCTATTTTTTTATCTCCCTTGATCCAATTTTGTGCGTTCTCCATCTCCATCATCCATACATCTGCCTAAAGTTTATCTGTTTTCCTAAGTAATTGGAATTACATAGCTTCCCTTCTGAGCATGCTTTTTCCTCTATTTTTGTCAGGTATCAGACTTCCCCATATTGTTATACCTCTCATTCCTTCCCTGCCTTTTTATCATTTTCCATCAAAACTTTGGAATTTCCCATACTATTATACCTCTCTACCAAATCTCACTCCTCCACAAGCCTTCATCAATGAGTCAAACTTTCTCTCCCCGATATGCCTGTCTTCCAAACCACAACCCCCTAAGTATGGTACAAGTTATGGAGTACTCCAACACTTAAACTCCAACATTTCCACCTCTTTACATTGTTCACCTCACCTACCTCCTCGCACGACCAAACCACCAGTAATGCTCAGTTGGATGACGCTTCTTCCAAAAGATTCCACGAGCATATAAAGCAGATCAAACCTCTGAGTCTTATCAGACAGAGAGGTAGTGTAGCAGAAAGAAACAAATAAATTTACTTTAAAAACAATTCAAAACAAACTCTTTCATGAAGAAAGACACTATTACATTCAACTGAAATTCAAATGTTAATGCACTCTCCAAAATCCCTACACCTTCCTGCTCTATGTCACAAAATCCTATGCTACTACCCCAAAACATATCCTCAGCAGTGGGGATTCCCAATACAAATATATTCAGTTACACAAAAATGAAGACCCCCCCTTCCCTTCCCTCACACTATCGCTCATCAAATCATATTGCATTTGTGAGATGCCTGCAGCTTGAATTGCAGTTTCCTTATCAATGGTGGTACCAAAGTTGCCAGCCTTGTTGACTGAGTTATGCATTGCCTTATTGATGCATCTCGACCACCAAAATTAGGTGCACAACAAATTAAATGAGCCACCCTTGCCACAACCTCCCCTGCCACACAGCCTCCACTTCAAGAATTACACCAAATAGGTTTGTCGTTATAAATCTGGAAGAGTCCAAAATGAAGAAATGTAACCCTAACCAACAAAGGAAAACAAGAAACTGAAAATCAAATTAACCAATATATATTTTGGGGTGATGTGGATAACATGTCCACCTGGATGCTCCGACATCAAACACCACAGGTACAGAAAATGTTTCATGGGCATAGAGCTCATGAACATTTCTGCAATGATGGGATCATAACCCTGAACTTCTCCAATCCTGAAGCACTGACCCAAGAAGCCTCATCAGCTGGACAGTTCTTCCAACGAACTAGATACTCCCAATATTCCTTTCTGCTTGTCTTCTTCGCTGTGCGTGAATCAATAATCTGCTCAATGTCTTCAAATGTCTTCTATGACAATTGATGTGCCCGTTTTGATGCATCCGGCAAATCTAGAAGTATATCTTGTTGTCCTCCTGACTCACCTTCATGGTACTTATACAAATCTGCTACATTGAATATTGGTGAAATATCTACTCCAACTGGAAGTTCAATCTCATAAGCATTTGATTAAAACTTCCGTACAAACTTGCACAGGCCAATCTTCTTGCTTTTTAGCTTGTTGTAGGTCCTTTGTGGGAACCTTTCTTTCTGCAAATGTGCCATTACTAGCTCGCCAAATTCAAATTCCTGCACTCTTATGTGTTTATTAGCATTCTCCTTATATTTCATGGCACTCTTTTCTAAAGCCTCTTTCACTTCTTTGTGCAAATCATGAATATactctgcaaagtcttctgctacTGCACTTTTTCTACTCAAATCAGCACTATCCCTCAACTCATCAACTACCCTTGGGATGTACCCATACACAACTTGGAATGGAATTTTCCCTACACTTCGATGAACAGAATTATTGTATGCAAATTTTGCTTGTGCCAAAATCAAATACCACTGAGTTGGTTTATTTCCAACCAAACATCTCAGTAAATTACCCAAGCCCCGATTCACAACTTTTGTTTGACTATCAgtttgaggatggtaagctgaactaAATCCCAACTGTGTTCCCATCTTCTTCCACAAAGTACGTCAGAAATGCCCAACAAATTTTGTATCCCGATCTGAAATAATACTTTTAGGCAAGCCATGCAACCGAACTATTTCCTTGAAGAACAATGAAGCTATGTAGGAAGCATCACTACACTTTTGACATagtataaaatgagccatttttgaaaatctatccactacaacAAAAATAGAATCATTACCCCTTTGTGTTCGTGGCAACcccaaaacaaaatccatgcttatgcattCACATGGTCTATCTAGTATCGGCAATGGCTGGTATAATCCGGTATTTTGCTTTACTCCTTTGGCATGCTAACATATCTGGTAGCTCTAAACCATTCTTTTTACATCTGCACTCATCCGTGGCCAATAGTAACATTCACTCAGCTGTGCTAATGTCTTGTCCACTCCAAAATGTCCACccaaacctccactatgtttctccttcatCAAGTTCTCCCTCATCGAATCTCGAGGTATGCACAACCTCTTGCCCTTGAATAGTAAATTTTCTTGTATGAAATACTGTAACCATGGAGTTCTatcaacctgttgtgaccatttcacacatcgccccatttaaaatggggaccccctctttttgctcgtttttgctcgcctttcgctttgttttttagggttttggtagtttgtcagttgtctggatttagggtcaagccttagggtttccgttactgtcttttcaggccagagtccagtcagtcttgagagctttttgagcttccttttgtaggatgcaattttgaatggaatgaattcgccagaatggtctattttcaattggaattttgagtgcagagtcttaatttgtctaagtgttgatgatgaaaatgtgaattttattcaattgagtaattttgacctaaattttgagttttttgatatttgatcctgggcatggggaatgatttgtttttgccttgagaagtgattaaacttgtgaaatcttgatattttggcctgtaggagcaaaatcgctcctgtccctcagtgaaggaccggagctcgttttcaaaaatcttactgtctctgcaggatcaagatgatttttcaaGTGGAAGTGgtaaagaaaggcgtgatctttccgttgaatataaattgaagaatttcgtgaacacggaaatgcctcaggagtcaaaatcgctcctgtccctcagtgaaggaccggagctcaaaatcaaatattgctttgtccttgcaggattttaacaacttgacgatttgaagagatcaaaggagatgcattttatcaattgaatataatttgaaggcacaaacatgaagaaagtggaccaaattgcaaaaatcgctcctgtccctcaatcagggaccagggcgaaatccattgtagctcctgtccctctcctagggaccagagcgaaattcttcataaggcatgttttaaacaaagatcaagcaaattttaagTTTGAtggcaagaaaggaggtgaattgaacccgttgaagacaaattgaagattacaaaacatctacaagggacccaaatgcctaagttcactcctgtccctcagtcagggaccagagcgatttttaccttagacaaatttcttgccaagtaagagcaaattccaaggcatggatgagtgaaACGGAGCACTACAaaaccattgaagataatttttgaagttagcaaagtgagatgaagcctacaagagcaagatcgctcctgtccctcagtcagggaccagggcgatatgatggttatattgcctttcctccaagttcaagacactccaagacGAAGTACAAGGTGGTGAGGACGTTTTAAGGCATCTCAATGAAGAACGAAGTATCCAaagtcgccaatgttgaaggaattacaccaagacacccagttcgctcctgtccctcaggcagggaccagagcgaaattttcataaaggcctagattttgaaagtttaacaaGTATTAAGCGACCAAGAAGGATCAAAggacttcattttacacgatgaaagTAATGGCAAGTTGTTAAAAGCAAGCATGAGCCcaggacattgaagttcgctcctgtccctcagtcagggaccagagcgatatttaccatattggccaaatctctcaaaaatcacgttaagtcaaggttgtGCGAGGTGGTAAAAGGTCTAAGGTGTCTTAAGAGGATGATATACAAAGGTTTCAAACGTCGAAAGATTATCAATTGAGCCAAAGaaactatatcgctcctgtccttcaggcaaggaccagggcgattctCACAagatccttcattttccttcaaaagcATGTTGAAGCAAGGTCGCACAAGATCAAGATCgtcgtttggaaggcaatgaacgagaaGTTAAAGGTTAAGTACGAAGAATGTTGGCTAGAGCactaagatcgctcctgtccctcatcaagggaccaggGTGATAATCTTCCAAATAACGAATATGCCTTGTAGAAGTCAAGTGAAATGAGAGTGGAATGAAAGAATAACATTGTTTATCCCTCACAATGAAGATTGAAGTTCGAAGTTACAAAGGTCGAGGAGAGAaacaccaggatcgctcctgtccctcaccaagggaccagggcgatatttgctaaaatacttgttatccttcgaagatcatgtcAAAGCGAAGTTACAAAGGGTTTAAAACgtcgtttggaaggcaatgaacgaggagttaaaatcaagaacgaagaatttcaagtaagaacatagggatcgctcctgtccctctccaagggaccagagcgatatcaccTCAAGAGGCACTCATTTGCAAAGTCAAGTCACCCAAGTTCGAAATTCATAGCAAAAACGCCAGTTTCAACGTAAGGATGGAGACTTTGAACGTCAAAAagcaagaatcaagaccaagttgatagatcgctcctgtccctcagtcagggaccagggcgatgaggtttgtatttttcatcttcaaattttggcgccAAAGCAaacatttttttgaatttattttaaatgctaaattcgataaattaaaaaattcaattaaaatagcATTAACATTTGCGcaagatattaattaattaattttgccttgtaaaaaatcgaatttgttaaattaaaaaacaaaggcatttaataattaattattaattaattaaaaatcaaatggaGCGCTTGGATTGAAAGGTCGgccttattatttatttaaaaatcgttttaattaccttatttttaccaagtcggcctcaaGGTAATTGTGGTGTGAGCGCTTATAAAGGGTggtgaagattttcattttcacattatcattttatcatccacattcaagtgcgatttggagtatccaaaggtggtgcgaaattatcattcaagaggagGTGCGAGTGGTGTTcaaggtgcgaatttcatcaaAGGAAGGTGTAAACATCATCTAAGGAGTGCGAACGTGAAGTTTGAATTAAGGCGAAAGACATTGAAGAATACATCAAAGACtccaagggtggcgaagttgataagaaggACGTTTGtttgaagatcacgttgaaggcTTCTAACGTTAATTTTGACTAGGCGAATccatttgttttgcattctagagttagctctctagtgaggtatggcgatatggttttattgttttaattttgaattgttgatcgccatagcttaaattttgaattttgaaattttgaattccagttgctcaatcgtttttaggaaatgataactcaaagacttatcatgaagtttcctaaaattaatctaatctatgttatgcattgcaatatctagttacttattatgaaatgttgtgtaggtatggcgaccccgaaggcgggagcatccaccagtcgtccaactctcatgaaagaagatcaaaggaccgaagaagtggagaccaagatcgtgtcgaagtggagcaacattggagatactaacttgggcaacttcagcacgaaggagtttcgagatgtcccttacattggcaagccatcacctgtcgcctggaggataattgaaagtggcatcattaaggcggccggcttccctccagcagtacagtgtcatgagttgatgatcgagtgtgctcgtcattatgatcctcaatccagaacgatcgtgtccaaggaaggaaacactttagcttatctttcagaggaagctataagtgaggctttccatcttccagagcacagagatatggtctacaagagcatagaaggagccaggtcaatgtacgaagatgatccagatgcttgcctaagcatcattaacaagaactggttactcaagagtcgtcctcgcctgagcaaggtaccgaacacaccacacaggattgatttccaggaggagtacagagatttgattacaatgctcaaccgagtcacaggagcccctcaggctttttactttgaaaagtggatgttctacttcatccaggtgatagttcagggtaaaggaacaattcattgggctagaatgattagccattgcttggacgtacagttgaggagactcaaagctaccaagtccttccacatgagttcatacgtcatctatgccttgatcaggagcttcgagtacgcaggactacctcacagaggagtgattggaagaggacccggcgaggtcagagtttgtgattcctatgtccacttgcatcatccgccaggaagcaactacaagctagttaatgataccttcgcgatgaacatcacaaggacgttgcaaggtgggattcacaacagattatctcaagatgcacaggaattaataaagaggtatggtgcttggtttattcaatttccgaagtttacttatatcagagttcatggatgtccttcacctccatacatgttgccgagatatccggcagacagaattgtgttacttgaggtaacaagacagttggcagcttatgcgaaggcattcaggcacagacatggaaatggagttccggtacctatcatattgggcaattcagttgaggtatgtcctaatgctttagccatggatgacgcagagaaggagttagctttgtattctttttcatcctttgccttgagagaaagctttgatccacatggatatatagaggagacagtcggtaggaagtttaagcatgagtttcagattgaagattttatgatgaatctcttagatgatcttgaagtgaaaagaaagatgcattctagattgcctttggatttcatcaggaaatgcaagatttacagagtggccgaccaagcacaggacagtggcagacatctccagtcatcctatgatcgagaaagcaaatcagtaaggttagattggaatgagcccgaggtcgtggatctagatgctttgatggctccagtcttgtcttgtactcgcagatgggttgacgtacagcatcagaagttgagagagcaaggcatagctatgactttcactttggaagagaagccagccgaaggtggagctagtgtaagcgaaggtaatcctaatcccagaaatgcaaatgaaggcaaccttcgaagtgcaagtgaaggcgatctccatccaagaggctcgaagaggaaagagagacctggaaagagagaatcttccaagaagaaacaagaggccagccgagatcgttcatccggtacatcttctcgacaagagaaaaggacacttgaagtggaagagtctatggagtcgatggttcagaatgataaagaaggataGGTACCTCAGGGGTcgccaagtggatctctccaagattatgagttacatgaagacaagaacaatgacgaggtaacatctcctcacagagaagaagaaatattgcataAAGAGATTCAGGTCAAAGAGACAAGatcagccatcccagattggttgaaggaaagattaacgaaggtgattgtgatcgaggacgaagacaatgtgattgatttagagagccttgttggacattcccaggaagtgacagagaagagaaaggctaccaagatgtccaagatgattagagatgagactggatccagaaaattacagatagctacaccggcggtggacaagtatgaaggggagattctagcagaggaatatgatgtagagacatttgagctaggtccatccacagccgagcagacactagatgatgccaccgattcctttgaggcattgaaggacaagcttagagaagaaatggagaagagtagaaagctcgagagagagagaggtgcatggagaacatatttcagccatctcaatcagcctttaggacgtcaggatccagcaagatcacctatacaggcacttccccttcaatcaattggtgaagcagagagattcaggagtatggtccagcgtatgagtacttggatggataaatctcatacagttgccgtagaatttgcaacaaggatgatgaagactattcatagggctattcaggttcttgagatcatccacaatttgatgataacggtagccgcttttgctcataccaaggatgttatcattcctatcttgaaagtaattagacaaacatcgaggaaggtcttagcgcaggaaaggattatggatggaggacctcacagtttacttcagtggtcaaccttactccagatgaaggaagttctctttaaggacatcagtactaggtgcagtcatgttgaggaggtgatcaacccgatccaggacagagtatttgaggtactacgtaccattcttggtaggaggatcgaagttgagacagatgtggatttgcaagagttggaagatagaatcaaggtcatcttttgcaaggacgtcaatatcacagatgagcaacaggaccagatgtttgctaccatgctcctgattgaaaagactaaggaacttgaacttacatgggacgcaactcttctagatgcatttgatcaggtcatccacttggaagaaagaatgaagaatcttcccgagattccaattgctgagatcaagggaatcgtatcaagattcattgcatatgctaaaaaggagcattggaaagggaataagattctagatgagaggttgttatagatgacatggcaccctAATTGTCATTgatctatgtctcctagattttcgtgccaaatttataattggctatgcatttaatgttgtgcaataaaaggggaacttttgtaacaaaccctaattagggtttaggtgtcatgatcttgaccgttgatctgctttcaatctggaccattcattgtaattgaggatgctatttataccctcattttcatttcatttgtaatagagaTAGTTAAAAGATTAGAGAGAaagtttgatgtattagagagattagagttagaagcaattttacttttgtagcaagattaagtttgaggaaaggaattcaaacaattgttgtatatgatgactttgaaatcaatgaaatattgaagttatggtgttttgttgcaactttcttggttatcttcatggttgttcaatttacttgaatcatgctcaatcaaagtagtgtgttaattcgaaggacatagtgtgagacttgatctttggtaggatttgctttccataccactagcttcttgctgattgtaggaatgccttgcgtggtcaactggagatatttgaatcacttaaccttcaatcattattgtatcttggatatgtaccttcgtggtagtgtcttcgatctttgatgcattgaaaatcatttcgttaccttagaagatcgcaccaatttcaattaagttgttattttatggcgaaattgaagttggtagaatcttgccaagtcttgtctacatgaagtcattcttagggttagaatAGATTAGATCTCTtgtaaaccctatccttttgttattttttgaaaccttctttagtttagtaagactttcggagtgtaaggccccttaagaacacagcaaatcacatcatacagttggagcttatccacacgtagagaccctactaaccagaacattggagtcatcctaactgatccttcatgcgaatcttcagcggttagagactttattcaagagaggataagatgcctttaggtattttattctgtgtatgatggtgtacaaaatacacgtcaacacaaccccAACTAGATTCTTGCATGTTGTCCATGCTTCCTTAAAATCTACATCTTCTTTATATAACTCTCCCATGTGATCAAAACCAACAACACTTATTCTTAACTCATTCAATAAAAAacaccttctacttaatgcatctgcAACTCTATTTGATTTGCCACTTTTATGtttcaaaataaaaggaaaattttgaagaaacTCAACCCATTTCACATGCCTTTGACTCAACTTACCCTGGCTATTGATGAATTGCAATGCACGGTGATCGgtgtacaacacaaactcctttggtaacaagtaatgcctccacttcttgagtgcttgcacaATTGCGtagaactcttgatcatacacaatGTATTTTCTATTTACCTCATTGAGCTTCTCGTTGAAGTAAGCTATGGGCCTTCCTTCTTGACTTAGAACTCCCCCTACTGTcgtcccacttgcatcacaatcaacctGAAACACTTTTTCAAAATCAAGAAGTGTTAACACAGGCTGCTTCGTCACCTTCTCTTTCAAGATGTTGAAACTCTTTTCTGCTGTTGCTATCCAAACAAATTCTCTTTTATCTCCCCTCATTGTTTTGGTGATTGGTGCACATATCccactgaaatttctaataaacttcctatagaagcttgCCAAACCGTGAAAACTCCTTGCTTCAAACTTACTCCTTGGGGAAGGCCATTCAACTATTGCTTTCACTTTTTCCGGGTCCATTTTCAGACCATTGCTAGAAATAACAAAGCCTAATATACCAACTCTTCTTTCATAAAAATacacttcttcaagttcaccatcaATTTTTCTTCTTTCGGCCTTTGTAGGATAGCCCTAACATAATGTAAATGTTCTTCTTTAGTCCTactaaatatcaaaatatcatgtaGATATACAATCACAAACTTACCAAGATATGGCTTCAAAACtttattcatcaatctcatgaaagtgcttggggcatttgtcaatccaaacggcatcaccaaccattcatataatccatcCTTGGTCTTGAATGcggtcttccattcatcaccttctcttatccttatttgatgataaccactcttCAAAGCAATCTTAGTGAAGTATCTAGCTCCACTCAAGCAGTCCATAAGATCATCCATTCGTGGCAATGGAAATCGGTACTTGATGGTTACcttatttatggctcttgaatcggtacacattcgcCAACCTCCATCTTTCTTTGGTGCCAACACTGCTGGAACCACACACAGACTCAAACTCTCTCTAATAATCCCCTTGTTAAGCAACTCTTGCTCTTGTTTATTTATCTCCTCATTCTCCTTTGGTGACATTCTATATGGTGCCTTGTTTGGCAAACTTGCCCAGGAATCAGATCCATACAATGTCTAATGCTTTTCATCAGTGGTAACCCATCAGGAAACTGCATCAAAATTTCAGCTTACTCCTCCAATATCTCTTGGATTTCCTTTggtatttcatcttcctcctttgTTGTCCCAACTATAGCTGATTTAGGAACAATAGCAAAAATTGTTTTCCGGAAACCAAACATACTTTTGATTTATCTTCACCCTCTTCTTCACTATTCTTCATTGGATTTAAGAGATACTCTTTTCCACCTTTCTTGATTGTGTATGTGTTGAACTAGCCATTATGAACAACTTGTCTATCTAATTGCCACGGTCTGCCCAAAAGAATATGACACACATCCATTGGCATTATGTCACACATGACTTCATCTTTATAATTCCCAATCTGAAAAACTCATCAAACACTATTCATTCACCAACAACTGATGGTCCTTCTGCAACCACGAGACTCTATATGGGCAGCGATGCTTAGTTCTTTTCAATTTCAACTTACTCACCATTTCTTCAGACACAATATTATCAGTACTACCATTGTCCACAATGACTCTACAACATTTACCATTCACCTTGCATCATGTTCGAAACAAATTTCGTCTTCGGGTTGGCTCTGGCTTCTCCTTTTCGGGATTCAACAAAACTCTTCGCAACATCAGTGATTCTCCATCTTCAGGGTCTTCTCCATGTTTTGGTGGACTCTCCTTTTGATCTTCAGCTTCTACTACATGCACTCTTGCCTCCTTTCCTTTTCGCCCATCATATTGGATTTGTGGACACTCAAATGCTTGATGTCTCGTTTCCCCACACTGGTAACAAGTACCACTGAAAATCCTTTCTCTACCTCttccaaatgatccccttccatgaGAATAGCCCTCTTTTCCTCTAAGGAAATCTCCTCTTCCCCTTCCTCCTTGCAAACATGCACTTGAAGTGCATGTTTCCTCTTGTTTGCTTGTGGAACTTCTATCACTGCT includes:
- the LOC131855992 gene encoding uncharacterized protein LOC131855992 produces the protein MVAKLKSKFFPQKYEISLFKKMQKLKQKESSVEEYTQEFYRLNIQAGHVDEDVEQVSRYLNGLPVSIQYEISMDNAHCVEEAYQFALKAEGKLNRKQQSNSRGRGRFSRGRGQSSSDRSSTSKQEETCTSSACLQGGRGRGDFLRGKEGYSHGRGSFGRGRERIFSGTCYQCGETRHQAFECPQIQYDGRKGKEARVHVVEAEDQKESPPKHGEDPEDGESLMLRRVLLNPEKEKPEPTRRRNLFRT